The Brassica napus cultivar Da-Ae chromosome C7, Da-Ae, whole genome shotgun sequence genomic interval TGTAGCGTTTAAGAAGAAGAGGAATGTGTGATTTAGCCTTTAAACCACCGAACAACGAGCCGATTAGAGTCTTCCCGTTGTGAAGAACATCGGACGAGTTTAAGCAAATTTCTGAACCTGGCTTGTCCACCCCTAAAGTTATCGTCTTTCCCCATCCCTAAACGTTGATtcaaccaaaaattaaaattctgaaccTTATAATTTGTTTCTAGGCGTATATCAGTGCGATCATACCTTTCTGCAGCAAGCATAAGCTTCTTGAACCAAAGAACTGCTTCCAACACACTCGAAACAATAATCTGCTCCCCCACCAGTCATCTCATTGATCACCTAAACACAAAGATATAAATCAatcatataatatttagatGTTTATCCATTTCCATGGACGCAACTGCGAAGTATCATTACCTCGCTCAGACGCTTGTTTTCGCATGTCATCGAGTTTACAAACTCAGTTATTCCAAATTTTTGGCCTACAAAAAGATGATGATTTTATAGCAGTTATgattaatttactaaaaaaacaaattatgattTAACGATTTTTGTAAGGTAGCTAGCTatagacaaaataaaatatcactAACCAACTTCGAATTTTGTAGGATTTATATCGACACCAATGATTCGAGAGGCACCACAAAGTCTTGCACCCTCAGCAACCTAAAATTGCACAAACCTTAACCAAACTCAGCacctcaaaattaaaataacttaTTGAAAATTGCGACTTTACCGCTAGACCGATAGAACCAAGTCCAAAAATCACAACAGTTGATCCTTGTTCAACTTGGGCAGTCTTCCAAGCAGCACCAACACCTAAATTAAAATCCATGCATTTCCTTAGAAATCAAACAAGTGCCAAATCTTTGTTACAATTTTATTGACTTACCAGTGGAGACTCCGCAGCTGAGGAGACAAGCACGGCTAGGAGGAATAGAAGAATCGATCTTAACTACGTGAGCGACATCAAGAACAGTGTATTCACTGAAGCTCGAGACATTTAAGAAATGGAACAGAGTGTTGCCATTCAGGTCAGTGAATCTACTGGAGTTTTCGTATCTTGGCATCCATGGTGAGACCTTGAAGGGAAGTCTGCTGCATAAGTTGCTCTTTGGAGATTTGCAGTCAACACAGTCACCGCAGTCTGCCATAAATGTTGGCAGTACAGTGTCTCCTACTACTACTTCGGTGACGTTTTCACCCACACTCTCCACAACTCTGTATATTCAAATTTCAATTCCACGacataaatttgtttaaaataaaaattgtgttccatttcaaaaaaaaaagttgcgtTTTTAGACCCTTTCAAGCATAACttttcaaaaacaatttttttttgcaacaatTGGTTTAGGTAGCTTAGTCAAAATGTAGCCAAAAAGCCAAAAAACTTTGCAACAATTGGTTTAGGAGCTGTGATCTTAAACAATACGTAAGTCTTTAAGGGAAGTGTAACATGTTTAATATTTGGCTGATACTGGCAACATGCTTATTAAGCCCTATGGAAACTGATTTGTTGTTTTGTGCGTCTGACTGAATAACTGTTTTTAAACATGAAATTATGAGTAACTGGGGAATATAATCCGTAAACATACGGGAGTGATTGGGGTTGAAGTTGAAGTCTAGGTGGTACGAGGTCAAGGAAGATCGGTTCAGTGTTGGTGGATATTATGAATgtatatttgttaaaaaacaTGGGTTGTTTGATTGGGTTGAGTGGTCTAGTTGTCTCAATGATTATTCAAAACCTTCTGtctattttaccaaaaaaaaaaaaaaaaaaaaccttctgTCTATTCTTGCCAGACATGCAGAAAAACATCTATGATTGGCTATCCATACAATTTTCAAAGAATAAAATATCTATGTTTGTGTTAATTGAATAGCGATAATAGATGTCTCTATATATCTTTATCGTAGTCAACGAAAGTTTCTTAACGTTAGCACCCCAGTCCCTAAAAGTCCAAAAGCCACTTGTAACCTCTCGTGTGAGGTTTGAAATGAAGCATCGTATTTGATTGACATAGAGAATTTTCTTTTTGCTACTTGTCccatattaatttattttgaagagAAGTTGacctaacttttatttttttgggaaAAGACCGAATATATGTTTTCATAAACAGgattacaaatatatttgtttgattgtttcCGTAAAAGCTTGAATCTAGCGCTCATAAAATATGTGTTTATGCAGTAGTACATATTATCACAATaagatattaaaaaagtttTCGATCAGTAACATATTTAAAAGGTTTAGAACATGATGAAATTTGGATGGATATAGACTAACCCAATTGCTTCGTGGCCTAGAATCCTGGGAAAGCAGGCTGGAGGAACCTGCGTAAACAGCCAATAACAAAACGTTATAACTCTGATTGTAAAGTACCAACGACCACAATATATTAATCccataatattttaatcaataaaaattaaaaatactatCAATGGTCATTGGGTCAATACTTGAGTCTGATACATGCGTTAGAGAACTAATTTTGGATCTACCTAAAATCGTGAAATACTGAAACATTTTATCAAGAAATAACATCATGTAAATTCATTTTTTCCGTTTTTGATGTcttcaatgattttaaataaacttttttcatgtaaactgtaatatatataatattctctctattttacataaataatttttttagtgtttttacgtatattaaaaaatatatattaaatcactataataaatgtatagttttttgtaatttttaaatttcaataattACTATCCAcaagtaaattaataaaatcaattaatttttttgaaaatcacaatttttcatagaaaatacaaaaagtctatttttgtgaaacaatttttttttttaaacatctaAATTAACGAAAGAGAAGGAGCAGATGTTAACAGAGAATAATAGCTAAAATCATGAACcgtagaagagaagaaaaaagagaataCTTGGAGTTTCCAGAAGGTGATGTCACTGTGGCACAGAGCTGTACAAATGATTCGGATCCGAACCTCGAAAGGCTGCGGCGGCTCAACCAAGATTTCTTCCATCACCAGTGGCTCTCCGGCCTTCCTACAAACCGCCGCTGCCATAGAAACATAAAAGTCAACGCTAGTCAATTAACGACACTTATAGATAGAGGGCCTTTCCTCTACACTAACCTTTGCAACGGATCGGTTTAAGTGAAGACTTGTCGCCGGAGGACTTGCCGTTTTCCATCTCCCTTCCTAGTTTTGCAGCTTTGGCCTTTGTGAGTCAAGTGCGTTGCTGTTTTATGTCTGTATATAAACTTGTTCTCTAGATTTATTACCATTTTTGTCGTtgcaatatttaatatatttcttttgtgtttgtgtttatCTGCATCCGGTGCATCAAAAACTTTCTCTATATTGTGTAGCAGGTGTTTCATTTCCTTAGCGCTCGGggacataaatattttataattatttattaataaattaatagttaACAACTATAATTCATTTGAAAATTCttacatattataattttcttctaaatttgattgtacactatattcattatatagaaataaatattaaaaattaatcaatattctattttcaattctataaaattaataataatgttactcgattaatatttagttatatgttttctgttttttttaaaccattttaaaaaaatatatattttttagataacagcacaatatattatatatgaattatttttttattttaaaatatatttttagattttgggtgataataataattattaattttaatcacttatctaataaaaaaatcaaattcatttttatttgatgaatttaactaatatcaaatatttttattaataataggtACAATAAATtaagatgatgatttctactaatgctaattaatattttatttatttaaaaaatctagAACTCTTATAAAAGTTGATTTAATTAACTATAATATGGAGTACTGGAGCTGATATGGGtgtataataaatgaaaaaaaatttacttttctGACGAATcttttaaatatcatttatagtaAATTATCTAATTCCGTTCAAAAAAAGTAAAGTAGCTaactttcatttatttttctttattacatGAAAATTGTAAGAATATTTGAGATATGGTacaaaatttgatataattgATTCAAAAAATTTACTAGATTTCATACATAACATAATCATTTataatctattttaattttaactgtTGGAAATTTGTTGAAATTTCCTTATTTGTTATTTGCTTAGTAATATCTTTTAAAgtgtatttttttatgaatgtgtGAAGATGCAAGTGAAGCTTGTAGATGTCAATAGTTTTCCGTGACTAACTAGGCGACGAAGTCACTGATGCTGGATACATTAGTCGTTACTACATAAGGCATGTGGAGTGGTGGATTACCATGTGGATGCAAGATATGCTGAGATGGAGAAGGATAAACTGAGGGTTTATGTCTTGACGTAGTCGTTGAAGTAGTTGCTGAGGCAGTGTGTGTCAGAGAGTGAACCAGGAGGCATGCGGAGTGGTAGAGACCATGTGGACGCAAGATGCTGAGCTGGCGTGGgataaacttgaggagcaagtttataCCGTGGAGAAAAGGCAAGAGATAAACTTGGGGAGCAAGTTTATGCCTTAAGGAATAAGTGCAtttcaagaaaaggaaagtgtaCTTATTGATATGAAAGTTGTCCATATTCATGTtccttggagactagggtttcagGAACGTGAGATCACTATAAAAAAGCTATGGAGTTGTATGTATTCCATAAGACACTGACTATTATTATAGAGGAAGGGTGAAAATCCCTTAGGGGTGTTCttgggtcgtgctgaagcagtTGCTGATGTATTGACGACAGAGAGACAAGTTTGGGTAGATTATGAATCTTTCGGTACCAGCTGTTAGGGTGTTAACAGGTTGTGTAAAGCTGATAAACAAGtcttgtaatagattgtttaagGAGATTTTTAATAAAGCATAGTTGATTGCTTGTAGTTGTTTGTCTCTTGATTTATCTTCTGCATTACTCAATTATGGTGTCATCTTTGCACTAACAATGTGTATTTagtattcatataatttttctttatcaTATAGATGTTCAAAAGATGGTTCTAAAAGATTAGGATTCACCATTTAGTAATTACATCATGTCCGATAAAAGTTACAAAGGCAGAGCTCATAATTTTTAAGAAGATGGGAAAGAGATCTGTTCTTTTGACTATATTTATTAGGATATTAATACAAAGTAAAATAAGATTCCAATTGGATCGAGATCAATACAAAGCTAAAGagttatcaaaattaatatgGGTTGACTTCTGTACACCCCATCAAGTCTCAATTAACTATCCAACATTAAAACCCTTCAAACTTTGACTATATTTAGAGCACCAGCAGCGTCGGTGTTCTTTTGGAAAAATCTCTTgctacaaaaattaataaacaactAAACAGTAGCAGAGAGAAACATCAAAAGTTAATTCTTAAGAAACCATAGTCCCAA includes:
- the LOC106381258 gene encoding alcohol dehydrogenase-like 7, with the protein product MENGKSSGDKSSLKPIRCKAAVCRKAGEPLVMEEILVEPPQPFEVRIRIICTALCHSDITFWKLQVPPACFPRILGHEAIGVVESVGENVTEVVVGDTVLPTFMADCGDCVDCKSPKSNLCSRLPFKVSPWMPRYENSSRFTDLNGNTLFHFLNVSSFSEYTVLDVAHVVKIDSSIPPSRACLLSCGVSTGVGAAWKTAQVEQGSTVVIFGLGSIGLAVAEGARLCGASRIIGVDINPTKFEVGQKFGITEFVNSMTCENKRLSEVINEMTGGGADYCFECVGSSSLVQEAYACCRKGWGKTITLGVDKPGSEICLNSSDVLHNGKTLIGSLFGGLKAKSHIPLLLKRYMSKELELDKFVTHEMKFEDINDAFQLLLDGRCIRCVLWMG